The following nucleotide sequence is from Solanum dulcamara chromosome 7, daSolDulc1.2, whole genome shotgun sequence.
AAATGACAATTCTAATAGTGATCACTATTACTTATTATGCACAAATTTTTATACGTTTTTGTTCATTTATTCAAATGATGAATGTGGTATATATTAAATCATTAATGAATGCAATTTACTCCAACTTTTCACCTTTTTGAGAGTTATGAAGAGTTGACCCTAGTTTAATTTTTGCTAATttgtaaattaaataataacataacttcttccatatataatatgatatgatgacgAATGCTAGTACTATTGTATCTAATTACCTCAGATACTTTTTATTACACATTAAATGCAGGGATAATTCCACAAGAAATCGGAAATCTTGTTAATTTGGTGAAGTTAGTGGTGGAGATAAACCAGATTACCGGCTCTATCCCCATCTCCATATGCAATATCTCCTCGTTGCAATTTGTTTCACTATGGAGGAACAATCTCAAGGGATCCTTACCACCGGAGATTGGCAACTTAACCAAGATGCAATTTTTATATCTTGACGATAATAGGTTTACTGGTACGCACTGCAAAAAGTATATTGTATTGAACTAACTACTACTATTCATTCTTTCTTCATGTACGTGTTGACAGGTGAAATACCCAAAGAGATaagaaatcttgttgaattgGAGCAACTTAGTGTTGGGTTTAATAGTTTTAGTGGTTCACTTCCAATGGAAATCTTCAACATATCAGGGCTGATACTAATTGATCTTACATCCAACAATCTATCAGGAACCCTTCCACAAAACATTGGTTCTATCTTACCCAACATTGAACAGCTTTATCTGAGTGAATTAACCAATCTTGGTGGGACTATTCCTCTTTCTATCTCCAATTGTTCAAAGCTTACTAATCTAGAGCTTTCACAAAACAAACTCAGTGGCTTGATTCCCAATTCTCTTGGATATTTAACTTATCTACAGTTCCTAAACTTGGGGGGAAACAATTTAACCAGCGATTCGTCGTTAAGCTTCCTAACTTCATTAACCAATTGCAGAAATTTGACATTCCTTTCTATACATTCCAACCCACTAAGTGTCGCGCTTCCTGTCTCCATAGGGAACTTCTCCACATCTCTTGAAAAGTTTGATGCCTCTGCTTGCAAGATCAACGCCCAGATTCCACATGAAGTTGGAAACTTAACCAATTTAATAGACCTTGATCTCTCTGAAAACGACTTAAGTGGATCGATTCCAACATCAACTCAGAACTTGAGAAACCTTCAGCGCTTCAACTTGAGTGACAACAAACTTACAGGATTTATTGGAGATCATATATGTAAATTGCAGCATTTGGGTGCTATTTACTTgggtcaaaatcaactttcagGATCTCTTCCTAATTGTTTAGGGAACGTCACCTCCCTTAGAGAGATACATTTGGGGTCCAATAAATTGAGTTCCAATATCCCAACAAGCTTAGGGAATCTTAAAGATTTACTGCTTCTTGACTTATCGTCAAATAACATGGTTGGTTCTTTACCTCCAGAAATTGGAAATCTAAAGGCTGTGACACTGATGGATTTGACGATGAATCAATTCTCAAATGGAATTCCAAGAGAAATTGGAGGATTGCAAAATTTGGTGCACCTTTCGTTGAGACACAACTTGTTTCAAGGATCTATACCTGACTCAATGAGCAACATGGTAGGTTTGGAATTCCTAGACATTTCTCATAATAATATATCAGGAATCATTCCTATGTCTTTGGAGAAGCTTCAAAACCTGAAGTATTTCAATGTTTCTGACAACAAGTTGTACGGTGAAATTCCCTCGGGGGGTCCTTTCAAGAACCTCTCGAGTCAGTTTTTCATCGATAATGAAGCATTGTGTGGTTCTTCAAGGTTTAGTGTCCCGCCATGCCCCACATCATCAAAGCACAGATCAAATAGTAAAAAAATGCTTGTTCTATTTCTTATGCTGGGAATTGCACTTGTATTTGTTCCTATTACCTTTGTGTTTGTATGGATAAGGTATAGAAGAGGTAAAAGAGTACCTCAACAAGCTGATTCATTACCTACCGTAACGAGAGAAAGAATTTCATACTATGAACTGCTTCAAGCAACTGATTCGCTTAGCCAGAGTAATCTGATTGGTTCTGGAAGTTTTGGCTCTGTTTACAAAGGTGTTCTCAGAAGTGGGACTGCCATTGCAGTTAAAGTGTTCAACCTGCAACTGGAAGCGGCATTCAAGAGTTTTGATACAGAATGTGAAGTTTTGCGTAGGCTTCGCCATAGGAATCTCGTGAAAGTCATCACTAGTTGTTCCAACCTTGATTTTAAGGCTTTAGTGCTCGAGTATATGCCAAATGGGAGTCTTGAGAAGTGGTTGTATTCACACAACTACTTCTTAAACATCATGCAGAGACTAAGCATTGTGATAGATGTGGCATGTGCGTTAGAATATCTTCACCATGGTTGCTCCTCTCCCGTGATTCACTGTGATATAAAGCCTAGTA
It contains:
- the LOC129896568 gene encoding probable LRR receptor-like serine/threonine-protein kinase At3g47570, which encodes MEKAFTFFLLTILLLLHYVMESSAMTHTNITTDQLALLSLKSQITSDPFHFFDESWSPTSSVCHWVGITCGSRHQRVKSLNLSNMALTGRIPRDFGNLTFLVSLDLGNNNFQGNLPQEMACLRRLKFIDLSLNNFRGEIPSWFGFLHQLQYLSLRNNSFTGSLPSSCFNISKLESLDLTFNSLEGQIPKEIASVENLGYLSLYGNNLIGPIPLSLSNASRLEMLVLSSNLLQGNIPEGIGNLHNMNSLLIEDNQLTGSIPFTIFNISRIEVIAFTNNSLSGSLPNGLCNGLSILTGLYLSKNKLHGHMPSSLSNCSQLQILDLSTNEFDGPIHSEIGRLSKLQTLHLGSNHFTGIIPQEIGNLVNLVKLVVEINQITGSIPISICNISSLQFVSLWRNNLKGSLPPEIGNLTKMQFLYLDDNRFTGEIPKEIRNLVELEQLSVGFNSFSGSLPMEIFNISGLILIDLTSNNLSGTLPQNIGSILPNIEQLYLSELTNLGGTIPLSISNCSKLTNLELSQNKLSGLIPNSLGYLTYLQFLNLGGNNLTSDSSLSFLTSLTNCRNLTFLSIHSNPLSVALPVSIGNFSTSLEKFDASACKINAQIPHEVGNLTNLIDLDLSENDLSGSIPTSTQNLRNLQRFNLSDNKLTGFIGDHICKLQHLGAIYLGQNQLSGSLPNCLGNVTSLREIHLGSNKLSSNIPTSLGNLKDLLLLDLSSNNMVGSLPPEIGNLKAVTLMDLTMNQFSNGIPREIGGLQNLVHLSLRHNLFQGSIPDSMSNMVGLEFLDISHNNISGIIPMSLEKLQNLKYFNVSDNKLYGEIPSGGPFKNLSSQFFIDNEALCGSSRFSVPPCPTSSKHRSNSKKMLVLFLMLGIALVFVPITFVFVWIRYRRGKRVPQQADSLPTVTRERISYYELLQATDSLSQSNLIGSGSFGSVYKGVLRSGTAIAVKVFNLQLEAAFKSFDTECEVLRRLRHRNLVKVITSCSNLDFKALVLEYMPNGSLEKWLYSHNYFLNIMQRLSIVIDVACALEYLHHGCSSPVIHCDIKPSNVLLDEDMVAHLSDFGIAKLLGEDESDLYTKTLATLGYIAPEYGLDGLVSVKCDVYSYGIMLLETFTRRKPNEFKGDLSLKQWVSYSLPQAVMDVVDANLVTQLDNRLQKKLDVVSSIMKVALNCCAESPARRSNMKDVVGILQKIKLQLLA